GTCATGAATTACATCCTTGACATTATTGAAAAAACAATAATTGACCAGATGTCTATAGCATCTGCGAAACTTTAGTTAAAAGTAAATTGTAGTTGCAATTCATCAATAAAAGATCGGTCAGAAGCAGTAATATGAATATTACCCGCCGGCCGTTCTATGGTCAAAGAAAACTTTAAGTTTGTTCAGTGACCCATGCAATTCCCGCCTATGACTGGAGGGGGGCGGGCGTCTTTTTCGTCGGAAACGTCCTTGTACGCGGCGCTTTTCTGGATGAAAATCTTCACGATTTCGCTGTCCGGCCTTTCGGGGTTGGGGACGCCGACCAAAGCGCACATCTCTATGGCCGGGTGCTTGAACAGCTTGTCTTCCACTTCCGAGGAAAACACTTTGTACCCGCCGACAATGATCATGTCTTTGGCGCGATCCACCACGTAGACGAAACCGTCCTCGGCCATCCTGCCCACCTCCCCGGTGTGCATCCAGATTTCGCCCTCGTGCTCCCTTAAGGCGTTGAGGGTTTCCTCCGGACGATTCAATTAGCCCTGCATCACCTGGGGGCCGCAGCAAATAAGTTCCCCACATCCTTCGACATTTTTGTCGTAAGACGCAAGCCAGGGTTTGTCTTCACAAAACATACTGCGTACTCCTTGACTGCCAAACATCTTAAACCTGCGACGTCAATACTAATGCTGGCGTTTGGATATATCTTTGAAAATAGGGCGTTTTCAGAATTGGCTGGTTGTTCCGGACTTTGGACGCAAATATAGCGTCGCGGCTCAAGGTTCAGCAACCTGCGCCGTTTTTCCGGTCTCGGTTCATCCCGATTTAACCGGGATGGCTTTGGTCAATCCTTGTGAAAAAGCCTGGGACAAATCCCATTTTGCACAAGCAGTAAAGAAAAACTACTTGCGCAGGCGAAGCTGATACAGGCCCTTGCTCAACGCAGTCACCTGCCCGGACTCATCCTTGATTTCGCCTTCCAAAATAAAATCACTCTTTCCCTTGGTGGATGCCTCCTCCTCGATACGGGCGATTTCATCTTCCGAGATGCTAATTTCCACATACGCATCCGTGGTGACCGGCCTGCGGTAGGAAATGCTCATCTCCTTGATAATGGGAAAAAACTTGTTGAGGTCAAAGCTGGACCAGCTGAGGGCCCCGCCTGGGATTTCCGCCAGCGTGAACAGAGCGCCGGCATACATGGTTCCTATGTGATTTTCATTTCCTTTGATGGGTGCAGACAGCTTACAATACCCCCTCTTTAAATCCACCACCTTCAACCCCATCCTTTTGACGAAGTCGATTCCCTCTTCAATGATGCTGATCATAGGATCGGAATGGTTGCTCATTTTTTCTCCTTAAGTGACGGCTGGTTGGAGCAAGGCCTTGCATCTCAAAAGACTGATATGGCAAAGCCCATGCCAAGATGGAACTGAGATTGCATATATTGTATTTTTAAGAGGTTATGTTTTGCGCCAGTGTATTTAGAATGGATTTAACGGGAATTCTACC
The window above is part of the Desulfatibacillum aliphaticivorans DSM 15576 genome. Proteins encoded here:
- a CDS encoding AMP-binding protein; this translates as MNRPEETLNALREHEGEIWMHTGEVGRMAEDGFVYVVDRAKDMIIVGGYKVFSSEVEDKLFKHPAIEMCALVGVPNPERPDSEIVKIFIQKSAAYKDVSDEKDARPPPVIGGNCMGH
- a CDS encoding PaaI family thioesterase; protein product: MSNHSDPMISIIEEGIDFVKRMGLKVVDLKRGYCKLSAPIKGNENHIGTMYAGALFTLAEIPGGALSWSSFDLNKFFPIIKEMSISYRRPVTTDAYVEISISEDEIARIEEEASTKGKSDFILEGEIKDESGQVTALSKGLYQLRLRK